From Microbacterium sp. 10M-3C3:
CGGCGAACGGCGGACGCTCGTTCGCCGACGGGCGGTGGCGGTGCGCCCACGCCGCGTACGCCTGGAGCACGGGCACGGCGTCGGCGCCGGCCTCGGTCGGCACGTACTCGTGGCGGGGGCGGGCGCCCTCGGAGTAGGGACGCGTCTCGAGGAGGCCCTGCTCGACCATCGTCGCGAGGCGCGCGGCCAGGACGTTGTCGGATGCGGCGATCCGCCGCTTGAAGTCGTCGAAGCGGCGCGCGCCCGACACGGCCTCACGCAGGATCAGCAGCGTCCAGGGGTCGCCGATGGCGTCGATGCCCCGTGC
This genomic window contains:
- a CDS encoding helix-turn-helix domain-containing protein — its product is MPLRSDWSAEACPIARGIDAIGDPWTLLILREAVSGARRFDDFKRRIAASDNVLAARLATMVEQGLLETRPYSEGARPRHEYVPTEAGADAVPVLQAYAAWAHRHRPSANERPPFAVVCGVCGETSERAETCAHCGAALTVDNGVQWRRPGRDAVVAVTRA